The following coding sequences lie in one Candidatus Neptunochlamydia sp. REUL1 genomic window:
- a CDS encoding cysteine desulfurase family protein — MKRIYLDNNATTQIDPLVIDAMIEELAAPPRNPSSIHHFGQEGKKVLSNCRSQIASFLGLKASEVFFTSGGTEGMNLLIRGALDDSKAHIIGSPIDHSCVYSTLIDLQAKGADVTFLPADTYGAPHPDDLQKALRSNTKLIVLTASNSETGVKIDLEKMAAIAQSAKVPLIIDGVSLIGKEPFTIPSGVSGVAFSAHKFHGPKGVGFIFAHSSFQLSPLVTGGNQEKKIRSGTENLPGIVGMTRALTLIDEDKNAASLISLRELFESEIFSAIPDVEINGEGPRVSNTSNLFFPGVDGESLLIALDMHKIAASHASACASGALEPSRVLIKMGYSRERASSSLRFSFSRFNTRDEIKQAAKVIISLTGKIRAAVLS; from the coding sequence ATGAAGAGAATTTACCTCGATAATAATGCCACAACGCAAATCGATCCTCTAGTCATTGATGCGATGATCGAAGAACTTGCTGCTCCCCCTCGAAACCCTTCGAGCATTCACCATTTTGGCCAGGAAGGGAAGAAGGTCCTCTCTAACTGCCGCTCTCAGATTGCTTCTTTTTTAGGTTTGAAAGCTAGTGAAGTTTTCTTTACTTCAGGAGGAACAGAGGGAATGAATCTTCTCATACGGGGCGCATTAGACGATTCCAAAGCCCACATTATCGGATCTCCTATCGATCACTCGTGTGTGTATAGTACCCTGATCGATCTTCAAGCCAAGGGTGCTGACGTCACATTTCTTCCAGCCGATACCTATGGAGCTCCACATCCTGATGACCTACAAAAAGCTCTGCGCTCTAATACAAAACTCATTGTTCTCACAGCTTCCAATAGTGAAACAGGGGTCAAAATCGACCTTGAAAAAATGGCTGCCATTGCCCAATCGGCCAAGGTTCCTCTCATTATCGACGGCGTCTCACTCATCGGAAAAGAGCCTTTTACTATTCCTTCTGGAGTATCAGGGGTTGCTTTTTCTGCTCATAAATTCCATGGTCCGAAAGGAGTAGGCTTCATTTTTGCGCACTCAAGTTTCCAACTCTCTCCCCTTGTTACGGGAGGGAACCAAGAAAAAAAAATTCGAAGTGGAACCGAAAATCTTCCAGGAATCGTCGGCATGACCCGTGCACTCACTCTGATTGATGAAGATAAAAATGCGGCTAGCCTTATATCTCTTCGTGAGCTCTTTGAATCAGAAATATTTTCCGCCATTCCAGACGTAGAAATCAATGGAGAGGGCCCCAGAGTTTCTAATACTTCTAACCTATTCTTCCCTGGAGTTGATGGAGAATCTCTTTTGATTGCACTTGATATGCACAAAATTGCCGCCTCTCACGCTTCAGCCTGTGCCTCTGGCGCTTTGGAACCTTCTCGAGTCCTTATCAAAATGGGCTACTCCCGCGAGCGAGCCTCCTCCTCACTTCGATTCTCATTTTCCCGCTTCAATACTCGTGATGAAATCAAGCAAGCTGCCAAAGTGATTATCTCACTTACAGGCAAAATCCGCGCAGCAGTACTCTCCTAA
- a CDS encoding DnaA ATPase domain-containing protein, translating into MNQWSNLLKQLNRELGTETVDKWLRTLKVVKFDAGNIFLDAADSFQINWFKEYVSPLLPHKFLMGSGRPIKVHFSIGGKPYDVKECDIQEKDDPFAPNSLEPHATFDNFIPSSEENLAYKIIKELLSGKLAFGNYNPVYIYGPKGSGKSHLLMAAAQSFHEMGKKCCYVRADTFTEHVIRAFRSASLQEFRNTYRDIEVLIIDDVQLFSRKVATQEELFHTFNRLHTTGFQIILGSNVPPRLLEEIEERLISRFEWGITLSVTHPSEVVKKEILEKRAHALTLPMNPSLVEFLLHSFKNLHSLIQALEALALRLPHATTPPDLEIAKHHLKDLVEKESETFLSPEKILKIVANAFGIKIEDILGKGQTKEQALPRQIAMYLCRKHLNMPFLKIGRLFSRDHSTVMTSVKRVKAGIEKKEEGFLLPLSDIKRTLS; encoded by the coding sequence ATGAATCAGTGGAGCAATCTCCTAAAGCAGCTCAATAGAGAGCTAGGAACAGAGACGGTTGACAAATGGCTCCGTACGCTCAAAGTGGTAAAATTTGACGCCGGAAATATTTTTCTAGACGCTGCAGATTCCTTCCAGATTAATTGGTTTAAGGAGTATGTTTCTCCCCTACTTCCCCATAAGTTTTTAATGGGAAGTGGAAGACCCATTAAGGTTCATTTTTCAATTGGGGGAAAGCCCTATGATGTGAAAGAATGTGATATACAAGAGAAAGACGACCCTTTCGCACCTAATTCTCTTGAACCTCATGCAACGTTTGACAATTTTATCCCCTCATCTGAAGAGAATCTTGCATACAAGATCATCAAAGAGCTCCTTAGTGGGAAGCTTGCTTTTGGAAATTACAACCCAGTTTATATTTATGGACCAAAAGGGAGTGGTAAATCTCACCTCCTAATGGCTGCAGCTCAATCTTTTCATGAGATGGGGAAAAAATGTTGTTATGTCCGTGCTGATACCTTCACAGAACATGTTATTCGTGCTTTTCGTTCGGCCTCCCTTCAAGAATTCCGAAATACCTACCGTGATATTGAAGTTCTTATTATTGATGATGTGCAGCTTTTTTCACGGAAAGTTGCAACACAGGAGGAATTATTCCACACATTTAATCGCCTCCATACGACGGGTTTTCAAATTATTCTAGGATCGAATGTCCCTCCCCGTCTTCTAGAGGAAATAGAAGAGCGGCTAATAAGCCGCTTCGAGTGGGGAATTACTCTCTCTGTCACACATCCAAGCGAAGTTGTAAAAAAAGAAATTTTAGAAAAGCGAGCCCATGCGCTTACTCTTCCGATGAACCCTTCTTTGGTCGAGTTTCTCCTGCATTCATTCAAAAACCTCCACTCACTTATTCAAGCGCTAGAAGCTCTAGCACTCCGGCTCCCTCACGCAACCACCCCACCAGACCTAGAAATTGCCAAACATCACCTCAAAGACCTAGTAGAAAAGGAAAGTGAAACATTCCTCTCCCCTGAGAAAATTCTAAAGATCGTCGCCAATGCCTTTGGAATCAAAATAGAAGACATCCTGGGAAAAGGACAGACAAAAGAACAAGCTCTTCCTAGACAGATTGCTATGTATCTCTGCCGAAAACACCTGAATATGCCCTTTTTGAAGATTGGGCGCCTCTTTTCTCGAGATCACTCAACAGTCATGACAAGTGTAAAACGGGTAAAGGCTGGAATCGAAAAAAAAGAGGAAGGATTTCTCCTTCCTCTTTCAGATATAAAGCGAACGCTCTCTTAG
- a CDS encoding glycogen debranching protein, with the protein MTALGVTKSGKETTFALYSKHATQVCLCLYELERNDPFHVVDLNRKGDIWEITLENLPKTYEYTYRCDGPYKPEEGHLFNKEMDLIDPYATLLNQSPAWNDRKKTPRAVITPQEAFDWQGDSRPMIPHDEMILYELHVRGFTQDPSSGVEKPGTFLGIIEKIPYLKDLGINTVELLPIHTFNEDENQKTKPGTGEKLLNYWGYSTANFFTPMRPYGSQEDLKTLVRALHHAEIEVIMDVVYNHTNEGSFREYYYSFRGIDNASYYIADENGYHNYSGCGNTFNCNHPAAARLIVDSLRHFVTEYHIDGFRFDLAPILTRGQDGKPLEYPPVLEMINRDSILGPTKLIAEPWDAAGLYQVGKFPSYRFGDWNDKYRDDVRHFIRGDGNLDNIKKRILGSPDIYDTPSKSYNFVTIHDGFTLHDLVSYNEKHNEENEERNQDGSNHNISWNCGAEGPVDAPEILSLRTQQMKNFFLILMISQGIPMLLMGDEYGHSKLGNNNTWCQDNALNYFQWKCTGIQKFLSKLIAFRKSHLKKIETTEWLDLPFLALIINRSILVAFNPSNEPLTWSLPEGVWKRIIDTHGEEGDHSHEYTLYPFSSVLFIAT; encoded by the coding sequence ATGACAGCTCTGGGAGTAACAAAATCAGGCAAAGAGACCACCTTTGCACTCTATTCAAAGCATGCAACACAGGTCTGTTTGTGTCTTTATGAACTGGAAAGAAATGATCCATTTCATGTAGTTGATTTGAATAGAAAGGGAGACATCTGGGAGATTACTCTCGAAAACCTTCCCAAAACTTATGAATATACCTATCGATGCGATGGGCCCTACAAACCCGAGGAGGGGCATCTTTTCAATAAGGAGATGGATCTTATTGACCCTTATGCAACGCTCCTGAACCAATCACCTGCTTGGAATGACCGAAAAAAAACTCCTCGAGCAGTAATCACTCCCCAAGAAGCATTTGATTGGCAGGGAGACTCTCGCCCCATGATCCCTCATGATGAAATGATCCTATATGAACTACATGTGCGAGGCTTTACTCAGGATCCTAGTAGCGGCGTTGAAAAGCCTGGAACCTTTTTAGGTATTATAGAAAAAATCCCCTACCTAAAGGACCTTGGAATTAACACTGTAGAGCTCCTCCCCATTCACACCTTTAACGAAGATGAAAATCAAAAAACAAAACCAGGAACAGGAGAAAAACTCCTAAACTATTGGGGTTACTCTACAGCAAATTTTTTTACTCCCATGCGCCCCTACGGCTCTCAAGAAGACCTAAAAACCTTAGTTAGGGCACTCCACCATGCAGAAATTGAAGTGATTATGGATGTGGTCTATAACCATACCAATGAAGGTTCATTTCGAGAATATTATTACTCGTTTCGAGGCATTGACAATGCTTCATACTACATAGCCGATGAGAATGGATACCATAACTATTCTGGATGTGGAAACACATTCAACTGCAATCATCCAGCAGCAGCCCGGCTTATCGTTGATTCTCTTCGTCATTTTGTCACTGAATATCACATTGACGGCTTCCGTTTTGATTTGGCTCCAATTCTCACACGTGGACAGGATGGAAAACCGCTAGAGTACCCACCAGTCCTTGAAATGATCAACCGAGATTCAATATTAGGACCCACAAAACTTATCGCCGAGCCTTGGGATGCTGCAGGTCTTTACCAAGTTGGAAAGTTCCCCTCCTACCGTTTCGGAGACTGGAACGACAAGTATCGCGACGATGTCCGACACTTTATCAGAGGAGACGGAAATCTTGATAACATAAAAAAAAGGATCCTCGGCTCTCCTGATATTTATGACACACCCTCAAAGAGTTACAATTTTGTCACTATCCATGATGGCTTTACCCTTCATGACCTTGTTTCATATAATGAAAAACATAACGAGGAAAATGAAGAGAGAAACCAAGACGGTTCTAATCACAACATCTCCTGGAATTGCGGCGCTGAAGGTCCTGTAGATGCACCTGAAATCCTTTCTTTAAGAACGCAGCAAATGAAGAATTTCTTTCTAATTTTGATGATTTCTCAGGGAATTCCGATGCTCCTTATGGGGGATGAATATGGGCACTCTAAACTAGGAAATAACAATACTTGGTGTCAAGATAATGCCTTGAATTACTTTCAATGGAAATGCACTGGAATTCAGAAGTTCCTTTCTAAACTCATTGCGTTTCGCAAGTCTCATCTTAAAAAAATAGAAACAACAGAGTGGCTGGACCTTCCCTTTCTTGCTCTCATAATCAATCGTTCCATATTAGTAGCTTTCAATCCCTCCAATGAACCTCTGACGTGGTCTCTTCCTGAGGGCGTATGGAAACGGATTATTGACACGCACGGAGAAGAGGGAGATCACTCTCATGAATATACCCTTTATCCTTTTAGCAGTGTTCTGTTCATTGCCACATAA
- a CDS encoding Stp1/IreP family PP2C-type Ser/Thr phosphatase, with product MNRYAFPLSCYGLTDVGHVRTNNEDVFLNLHEYGFFALADGMGGHNAGEIAAKEAVRFVCASIEELFVSAEREWNIFDLSSFNKLCIENANSWVHHLGKKKKDYSGMGTTLCTLLFHEHSLIYGHVGDSRIYRFREGLLDQLTLDHSLTNQMIEKGQVSKEKSQTLPYKNILTRAIGTQMDVEAEIHIAPVNPHDIYLMCSDGLTDQVSDEEITKVLKNSKDIKSATTQLVERAKEQGGLDNVTVVIVKTDEENLPR from the coding sequence ATGAATCGCTATGCCTTTCCACTATCTTGTTATGGACTTACAGACGTCGGCCATGTCCGCACAAATAACGAAGATGTCTTTCTTAATCTCCATGAATATGGTTTTTTTGCCCTTGCCGACGGAATGGGTGGGCACAATGCCGGGGAAATTGCAGCAAAAGAGGCTGTCCGATTTGTCTGTGCTTCAATTGAAGAGCTCTTTGTTTCTGCAGAGCGGGAGTGGAATATTTTCGATCTCTCTTCTTTTAATAAGCTTTGCATTGAAAATGCTAATAGCTGGGTTCATCACCTAGGCAAAAAGAAAAAAGATTATTCAGGGATGGGAACCACCCTATGCACCCTTCTTTTTCACGAACATTCGCTCATTTATGGTCACGTAGGAGATAGTCGTATCTACCGCTTTCGAGAAGGACTTCTTGATCAACTGACCCTTGACCACTCCCTCACAAACCAAATGATTGAAAAAGGACAAGTGTCAAAAGAAAAATCTCAAACCCTTCCCTATAAAAATATTTTAACCCGAGCGATTGGAACTCAAATGGATGTGGAAGCAGAAATCCATATTGCCCCAGTAAACCCTCATGATATATACTTGATGTGCAGTGACGGTCTCACCGATCAGGTCTCGGATGAGGAAATCACAAAGGTTTTGAAAAATAGCAAAGATATTAAGAGTGCAACTACGCAGCTTGTTGAAAGAGCTAAGGAACAAGGGGGGCTTGACAACGTAACTGTGGTAATTGTGAAAACAGATGAAGAGAATTTACCTCGATAA
- the yidC gene encoding membrane protein insertase YidC, with translation MNKRFLLFVISMSVILFFVNQYFTSKKQEEYDAYQQKQQIVTEEKKVDHEINVKERTASAKDLPLFQAFTDINEKQPLTWVVACGNGSYLSTSWAGKWAEVLYVNGKAARLVKTDDHFALYSTGGTPEIDSTYLPQMGMHDVQVVSISDDLSPLVILGEYDEGQLFFPSYLPQANGIVLYHLEGTYLPVGTYEKRSGSFSPLSKLEHFADLVNYRMEAFSEEDLRKQEYFVLENDTMQIVFSNLGGAIAEINLPFKSENDSESIVLPIGFDRTIDKSYPSNGMFPNHSYHVVDSSGQTIVKNPVLGGYYPLLRRGIEKDSGYPPHSLPPQYYAFNTISEDPETSQTFYKLLRFDDKMIQFEANFPNRRIIKTYTFPEEGNDAPYCLNVSVKVEGDSRGLWVGSGVPEVELISGSPAPIIKYSTVRNNKPVVEKLSLPKTSTTMSSFQPDWVANSNGYFTLIMDPLTEVGVGFQANNVPGNMDPSRIVVIDSVHDLYPASKYPGYEVHIPLRRSSQPMNFRLYAGPIEKQVLEKVDNTYTNPVTGYNPNYTQTRSFHGWFSFISEPFAKFLYFIMSFFYSATGSWGFSIILLTVVLRIMMYPLNAWSIKSTLKMQELGPKLEKMKEKQKKAKDPKQAQMEMMAFYKEHKINPLGGCLPLIIQMPFLFGMFDLLKSVFPLRGASFIPGWIDNLTAPDVVFSWGYPIPFIGTSLHALPILLGVVMFFQQKLGQSQNKKKGQLSDQQQQQQKMGMIMTFIFPLLFYKFPSGLNLYWLSSMVLQIVQQWYMSQRKLKPSKNSREILVKPKKK, from the coding sequence ATGAATAAACGTTTCCTCCTCTTTGTCATCTCAATGTCAGTGATCTTATTCTTTGTGAATCAATATTTTACTTCCAAGAAGCAAGAAGAATACGATGCATACCAGCAAAAGCAGCAGATAGTGACTGAGGAGAAAAAAGTTGATCATGAAATCAATGTCAAAGAAAGAACAGCCTCTGCCAAAGATCTTCCTCTTTTTCAAGCCTTTACCGATATCAACGAAAAGCAGCCATTGACTTGGGTTGTCGCTTGTGGCAATGGGTCATATCTTTCAACCTCCTGGGCAGGAAAATGGGCTGAAGTTCTCTATGTAAATGGAAAAGCAGCTCGCTTGGTTAAAACCGATGACCACTTTGCTCTCTACAGCACAGGAGGAACACCTGAAATCGATTCAACATACCTCCCTCAGATGGGAATGCATGATGTTCAGGTGGTTTCGATATCTGATGACCTAAGCCCTTTGGTTATCCTAGGAGAATATGACGAGGGTCAACTATTTTTTCCTTCCTATCTTCCTCAAGCAAATGGAATCGTCCTTTATCATTTAGAAGGGACCTATTTACCTGTTGGAACTTACGAAAAACGCTCCGGCTCTTTCTCTCCGCTTTCAAAACTTGAGCACTTTGCTGATCTGGTCAACTATCGAATGGAAGCGTTTTCTGAAGAGGACCTTAGAAAGCAAGAGTATTTTGTCTTAGAAAACGATACAATGCAAATCGTCTTCTCCAATTTAGGGGGAGCGATTGCTGAAATCAACCTTCCTTTCAAAAGCGAAAACGATAGCGAAAGCATCGTATTGCCAATAGGTTTTGATCGCACTATTGACAAAAGTTACCCCAGCAATGGAATGTTCCCTAATCATTCGTATCATGTCGTGGACTCTTCAGGTCAAACGATTGTAAAAAATCCTGTTCTAGGCGGCTATTACCCCCTACTTCGAAGAGGAATTGAAAAAGACAGTGGATATCCTCCTCATTCGCTTCCCCCACAGTACTATGCATTTAATACAATTTCTGAAGATCCTGAAACCTCCCAGACATTTTACAAGCTCCTCCGTTTTGATGATAAAATGATTCAGTTCGAAGCAAACTTTCCAAACAGACGCATTATTAAGACCTACACCTTCCCTGAAGAAGGCAACGATGCTCCTTATTGTCTAAACGTCTCTGTTAAGGTCGAGGGAGATTCTAGAGGTCTTTGGGTTGGATCAGGAGTCCCAGAGGTCGAGCTGATTTCCGGAAGCCCTGCTCCAATTATTAAATACAGTACTGTTCGAAATAACAAACCTGTTGTAGAGAAGCTATCGCTTCCAAAAACTTCAACAACAATGAGCTCATTTCAACCTGACTGGGTGGCAAATTCTAATGGCTATTTCACATTGATTATGGATCCTCTAACAGAGGTGGGAGTAGGTTTTCAAGCCAATAATGTCCCTGGAAACATGGATCCGTCGAGAATCGTGGTTATCGATTCAGTTCATGACCTCTATCCTGCAAGTAAATATCCAGGCTATGAGGTGCACATTCCTCTCAGGCGCTCATCGCAACCGATGAATTTCCGCCTTTATGCCGGTCCAATTGAGAAACAGGTCTTGGAAAAAGTCGACAACACCTACACAAATCCTGTTACAGGATATAACCCTAACTATACCCAAACGCGTAGCTTTCATGGGTGGTTTTCCTTTATTTCTGAGCCCTTTGCAAAATTTCTCTACTTCATTATGAGCTTCTTTTACTCAGCTACTGGGTCATGGGGATTCTCGATTATCTTATTGACTGTCGTCCTTAGAATCATGATGTATCCATTAAACGCTTGGTCGATCAAGTCAACACTGAAAATGCAAGAGCTTGGACCAAAACTCGAAAAAATGAAGGAAAAGCAGAAGAAAGCGAAAGATCCAAAGCAAGCTCAAATGGAGATGATGGCTTTCTACAAGGAGCATAAGATCAATCCTCTTGGAGGATGTCTTCCGCTCATCATCCAGATGCCGTTCCTATTTGGAATGTTCGACCTCCTAAAGTCTGTTTTCCCTCTTAGAGGAGCAAGTTTTATCCCTGGATGGATCGACAATCTAACAGCTCCTGATGTGGTATTTTCATGGGGATATCCTATTCCCTTCATCGGAACCTCTCTGCATGCACTCCCGATTCTTCTTGGGGTAGTCATGTTCTTCCAGCAAAAACTGGGACAATCTCAAAATAAGAAAAAAGGGCAGCTTTCAGACCAGCAGCAGCAGCAACAAAAGATGGGAATGATCATGACCTTCATTTTCCCCCTCCTTTTCTATAAGTTCCCCTCTGGATTGAATCTTTACTGGCTTTCTTCAATGGTACTTCAGATTGTGCAGCAATGGTACATGTCTCAAAGAAAGCTAAAGCCCAGTAAAAATTCGAGAGAAATTCTTGTGAAGCCAAAAAAAAAATAA
- a CDS encoding CesT family type III secretion system chaperone, whose product MSLQNAEANLNEFGKELNLEGLAFDENHTCILGIDNTFSLHLTYEPNSDRLYLYSPILDGLPKDDASRLKLYEALLEGSMLGGQMAGGGVGVAVKEELILMHCVLEMGSGADVSSLRRFAPLFVESVEKWRERAKNILEGRDPGATGIPGGGPMAPGGQLQPPSGGKKDGDDPKPGDRFIKI is encoded by the coding sequence ATGTCACTGCAAAACGCTGAGGCGAATCTCAATGAGTTTGGGAAAGAGCTAAACTTAGAAGGGCTAGCCTTTGATGAAAATCACACCTGTATTCTGGGGATCGATAACACATTTTCGCTTCACCTTACCTATGAGCCGAATTCTGATCGTCTCTATCTCTACTCTCCGATTCTGGACGGTCTTCCAAAGGATGATGCTTCCAGGTTGAAACTTTATGAAGCTCTTCTTGAGGGTTCGATGCTTGGTGGCCAGATGGCTGGCGGTGGTGTCGGCGTAGCCGTTAAGGAAGAATTGATTTTGATGCACTGCGTTCTTGAGATGGGGTCTGGAGCTGATGTTTCGTCTCTCCGAAGATTTGCTCCTCTTTTTGTGGAGTCTGTCGAAAAATGGCGTGAAAGAGCTAAAAATATCCTTGAAGGACGCGATCCAGGTGCAACAGGTATTCCTGGAGGTGGCCCGATGGCTCCTGGTGGCCAGCTGCAGCCTCCTTCTGGAGGAAAGAAGGATGGCGACGATCCTAAACCAGGCGATCGTTTTATTAAGATCTAA
- a CDS encoding CT253 family lipoprotein, translating into MMLKRFGLISALCLTLFGCSSNNNYDQVTRFHDDGRAKPVVAFIPVFDRSDAQVGWSLSDEFTDQLRGRLQKQNSFYLNTPDEINQVVANLSAEDNPFSTNIDWIKDAFDRHEFVIFAELVEHDIHSKPLKGSFVDKITPSSELSLSMRIRVFDLRGSHPEVILQEFVHQDHLIPKPSKLNEPNPEKWKKMTFIVSPMGLAHMQFSKEVIKRVEDYILLSKSQ; encoded by the coding sequence ATGATGTTAAAACGGTTTGGACTTATTTCCGCCCTCTGCCTTACCCTTTTTGGGTGTTCTTCGAATAATAATTATGATCAAGTGACTCGCTTCCATGATGATGGACGTGCCAAACCCGTTGTTGCTTTTATCCCAGTTTTTGATCGCTCAGACGCTCAAGTAGGTTGGAGTCTCTCAGACGAGTTTACTGATCAGCTTCGTGGGCGTCTCCAAAAACAAAACAGCTTTTACCTTAACACTCCTGATGAAATTAATCAGGTTGTTGCTAACTTGAGTGCTGAAGATAATCCCTTTAGTACAAATATTGACTGGATTAAAGATGCTTTTGATCGTCATGAATTTGTAATTTTTGCAGAGCTTGTTGAACATGATATTCATTCAAAGCCCCTTAAGGGAAGTTTTGTTGATAAGATTACTCCCTCGTCTGAACTTTCATTATCCATGCGAATTCGTGTGTTTGATTTGCGAGGCTCCCATCCCGAAGTCATTTTGCAAGAATTTGTCCATCAGGATCACTTGATTCCTAAACCTTCAAAACTCAATGAACCAAATCCTGAAAAATGGAAAAAAATGACATTTATTGTCTCTCCTATGGGGCTTGCTCATATGCAGTTTAGCAAGGAAGTGATCAAGCGAGTCGAGGATTATATCCTCCTCTCTAAGAGCCAATGA
- a CDS encoding serpin family protein produces MRTLLQNLFLTLITLGTPFRAFAVNEELAESINQTGMFLYYIMDKSQNTVMSPLGISTSLLMTYMGAKGNTAHQIATGLHLTMPQKEVSAAYLSLANHLTGGGDKIQIGATMWIDEKSNVLESYKSLISKEFDGSIHSVNFRKPLIAAKNMNEWVYEKSDGKISNFISPSTLSSSTRMILINSLMLKSSWESPFPTQNTGQQPFLRKDGTSVSCKMMRQSSELYYFENNDSQIVALPIENLNSHLAFVIFLPKKKPDDLYNFYYSQDEKKPEGFISYLQHLKKAYVNISIPKFIVSQKLNLIPLYRSLGINDALSPKANFSGIDGTKNLMISNAFQQSVLSIDEGGIFATAATSSSFSLKSSRKDDAAEFIANRPFLYAVYDFDTKLLLFLGECQDPSQTGIIKTTGRKSS; encoded by the coding sequence ATGCGCACTTTGCTGCAAAATCTTTTTCTAACCCTTATTACTTTAGGAACACCCTTTCGAGCCTTTGCTGTTAATGAAGAGCTGGCAGAAAGCATTAATCAAACTGGAATGTTCCTCTACTATATTATGGACAAATCTCAGAATACCGTGATGTCCCCCCTGGGAATCAGTACTTCTCTCTTAATGACCTACATGGGAGCTAAAGGAAATACCGCTCACCAGATTGCAACAGGCCTTCACTTAACCATGCCACAAAAGGAAGTCTCTGCCGCTTATTTATCGCTAGCCAATCATCTGACTGGGGGTGGAGATAAGATCCAGATTGGTGCAACCATGTGGATCGATGAGAAATCTAATGTACTGGAATCTTATAAGTCGCTTATTTCAAAAGAATTCGATGGATCCATCCATAGCGTCAACTTTCGTAAGCCCCTAATTGCTGCGAAAAATATGAACGAGTGGGTCTACGAGAAATCGGATGGAAAGATTTCAAATTTCATTAGTCCATCTACCCTCTCTAGCTCGACTCGAATGATTCTCATTAATAGCCTCATGTTAAAAAGCTCATGGGAATCCCCCTTTCCCACTCAAAATACAGGGCAGCAGCCATTCCTGAGAAAAGACGGAACTTCTGTCTCTTGCAAAATGATGCGTCAATCTTCCGAACTTTACTACTTTGAAAATAATGATTCGCAAATTGTAGCCCTTCCGATTGAAAATCTCAATTCACACCTTGCCTTTGTCATCTTCCTTCCGAAAAAAAAACCTGATGATCTCTATAATTTTTATTACTCTCAAGATGAGAAAAAACCTGAAGGCTTTATCTCCTACCTTCAGCACCTTAAAAAAGCCTATGTCAACATCTCAATCCCAAAGTTTATTGTTTCACAAAAACTGAATTTAATTCCTCTATATCGATCGCTAGGCATTAATGATGCCCTCTCACCTAAAGCTAACTTTTCTGGAATCGATGGGACAAAAAATTTAATGATTAGTAACGCCTTTCAGCAAAGTGTCCTATCAATAGATGAAGGAGGAATTTTCGCAACAGCAGCAACGAGTTCATCCTTTAGCTTAAAATCATCTAGAAAGGATGATGCAGCTGAATTTATTGCCAACCGCCCCTTCCTGTATGCCGTTTATGACTTTGATACTAAACTCCTCCTCTTTCTTGGAGAGTGTCAAGACCCATCTCAAACGGGGATCATCAAAACAACAGGAAGGAAATCATCATGA
- a CDS encoding CPBP family intramembrane glutamic endopeptidase: MNHLTSGLFLGIVGAIFLWVATRLHFFRVKVLPRTPADLRYPIVGIIGYLFLFFIIAPSSVRMMGKHLQALADHSPALLMPLLQVISLAWVIAYLFFLSLVQGKTTLHAMWIHPSRSRFSCILEDFGLGILTWLIAFPIVGAVSQLMELITFVITGLSPLDQIAVRYLKMAKESPVLLPIALFAILVAAPIIEELVFRGFLYTYLRKKLSMVKATIFAALIFSLFHFSPDQGVSNIALLSSLFCLALFLGFLYERQRSLFAPIALHMTFNSISVIRILLISN, encoded by the coding sequence ATGAATCACCTAACATCAGGGCTCTTTCTAGGAATAGTTGGAGCCATTTTTTTGTGGGTGGCAACACGTCTCCACTTTTTTCGTGTCAAAGTATTGCCAAGAACTCCAGCAGACCTTAGGTATCCAATCGTTGGAATTATCGGGTACCTCTTCCTTTTTTTTATCATTGCCCCATCTAGCGTACGTATGATGGGAAAACACTTACAAGCTCTTGCTGATCACTCCCCAGCCTTGCTTATGCCCCTTCTTCAAGTCATTTCCCTTGCATGGGTGATAGCTTATCTTTTTTTCCTTTCTCTTGTGCAAGGAAAAACTACTCTTCATGCAATGTGGATTCACCCAAGTCGGAGCCGATTCTCTTGTATTCTTGAGGATTTTGGTCTAGGAATCTTAACATGGCTTATTGCATTTCCTATTGTTGGTGCGGTGAGTCAACTTATGGAGCTTATCACTTTTGTTATAACAGGATTATCTCCACTTGACCAGATTGCTGTCCGTTACCTAAAGATGGCAAAAGAGTCCCCTGTTCTTTTGCCAATTGCTCTCTTTGCAATATTAGTTGCTGCTCCGATTATCGAGGAACTTGTATTTAGAGGGTTTCTATATACCTACCTTCGCAAAAAACTTTCGATGGTTAAAGCAACGATTTTTGCAGCTCTTATCTTTTCACTGTTTCATTTTTCCCCCGACCAGGGAGTGAGTAATATTGCCCTCTTATCTTCCCTCTTTTGCTTAGCTTTATTTTTAGGATTCCTCTATGAAAGGCAACGTTCTCTTTTTGCTCCAATCGCTTTACACATGACATTCAATTCAATAAGTGTTATCCGTATACTTTTGATTTCAAACTAG